One genomic window of Pseudomonas chlororaphis subsp. piscium includes the following:
- a CDS encoding calcium-binding protein, whose protein sequence is MPFTNGNVLVSYTQEQKDALLQFNTTEQYADGYRYIRDIVHEARIAYAGDGPPTFIYLFGDEKARELIKLEAWISDVVGINASDGSIFSEFVRGSTSMAGALAGHRISEAEFQVASNKLAQMVILDSVEAGGMPSAKDVVATDVGQALENLGLPESAWAGVIGDIFPPPLGFGENYVQFPNPAEVGLVASLSGVLTGLISNVAGGLAVVKELLSGNPQSITNSLDLLLKGFIDVPKTDQTIKGSIFSDHLQGGNGNDYISGGWGNDTLLGKDGNDVLDGGAGKDKMYGGGNNDTYIVDNVGDQVYENYGEGIDSVYASVTYTLSKNVENLYLTESNKINGFGNKLSNIIEGNDNANILQGLAGNDQLFGGGGNDALYGGAGADTLIGGTGKDTFFYTQVSDSYANAPDHILDFTSGEDIIDISALVKFVTNKAAFVFVDAFNGSAGQIVLASDNNKNSSLSIDFSGDHVADFSINLLGTAAQTDIAFA, encoded by the coding sequence ATTGTCCACGAGGCACGCATTGCCTACGCGGGTGATGGCCCTCCCACATTCATATACTTGTTTGGGGACGAAAAAGCCCGAGAGTTGATCAAGCTCGAAGCCTGGATCAGCGATGTAGTGGGCATCAATGCGTCCGATGGCTCAATTTTCAGTGAGTTCGTCCGTGGCTCGACCAGCATGGCCGGCGCCTTGGCCGGACACCGGATCAGCGAAGCCGAATTTCAGGTTGCCTCTAACAAACTGGCGCAAATGGTGATTCTCGACTCGGTCGAGGCCGGGGGCATGCCCAGCGCTAAAGACGTAGTTGCCACAGACGTTGGCCAGGCACTGGAAAATCTTGGCCTGCCAGAAAGTGCCTGGGCAGGTGTTATCGGTGACATTTTCCCCCCTCCCCTAGGCTTTGGTGAGAATTATGTGCAGTTCCCCAACCCTGCTGAGGTGGGTTTGGTGGCCTCACTCTCAGGCGTATTGACTGGCCTGATTTCGAATGTCGCCGGGGGGCTAGCTGTAGTCAAAGAGCTGCTCTCCGGAAACCCGCAAAGTATTACCAACTCGCTGGACCTGCTGTTAAAAGGGTTCATTGATGTGCCTAAGACCGACCAAACCATCAAGGGCAGTATTTTCTCCGATCATCTGCAAGGCGGTAACGGCAATGATTATATTAGCGGCGGCTGGGGCAACGACACCCTGCTCGGAAAAGACGGTAATGATGTGCTGGACGGTGGAGCGGGTAAAGACAAGATGTATGGAGGCGGCAATAACGATACTTATATCGTTGATAACGTTGGCGACCAGGTTTACGAAAATTACGGTGAAGGTATCGACAGTGTGTACGCCTCGGTAACTTACACCCTAAGCAAGAATGTCGAGAACCTCTACCTGACTGAAAGCAACAAAATCAATGGCTTCGGCAACAAGCTTTCGAACATTATTGAGGGCAACGACAACGCTAATATACTGCAGGGCCTTGCCGGTAATGATCAACTCTTTGGTGGTGGTGGCAATGATGCTTTGTACGGTGGCGCGGGTGCGGACACCCTAATCGGCGGTACGGGTAAAGATACCTTTTTCTATACCCAAGTCAGCGACTCCTACGCCAATGCTCCGGACCATATCCTGGACTTCACCAGCGGTGAAGACATCATCGATATATCCGCCCTGGTAAAATTCGTCACTAACAAAGCAGCCTTTGTTTTCGTCGACGCATTTAATGGCTCTGCTGGCCAAATAGTCCTGGCCAGCGATAACAATAAAAACAGCAGCCTATCCATCGATTTTTCAGGCGACCATGTTGCCGACTTCTCAATCAACCTGTTAGGCACAGCAGCGCAAACCGATATTGCGTTCGCCTGA
- a CDS encoding response regulator transcription factor → MAYGKDNTQAKGLDGLFHRSGINVIVADDHPVVVLGICKALEDAPDLHLVAAATSITELRLALSQAPCDVLICDYSFENDGQPDGLQLLERIRREFPQLKIILLTAYDDLLIVQYALRAGINGFLSKNSNEFTKLPDVIRRVFGGERYLDPSTSSLIIGQLANGVPLSQSLTPATLTMRETEVARLLTKGMSVTEIAQHTNRSVKTISAQKKGVMTKLGASNDIELANALNRMF, encoded by the coding sequence TTGGCATATGGAAAAGACAATACCCAAGCTAAGGGCTTGGACGGCTTGTTTCATCGGTCGGGAATCAACGTCATCGTCGCCGATGACCATCCTGTCGTGGTGCTTGGCATCTGCAAGGCGTTGGAAGATGCTCCCGACCTGCATCTGGTCGCAGCAGCGACCAGCATCACCGAGTTGCGGCTCGCGTTGAGCCAGGCCCCCTGCGACGTCCTGATTTGCGACTACTCATTCGAGAACGATGGGCAACCCGACGGGCTGCAGTTGCTGGAGCGAATCCGTCGGGAATTCCCCCAGTTGAAGATCATTCTCCTGACCGCCTATGACGATCTACTGATAGTCCAGTATGCATTGCGTGCGGGGATCAACGGATTTCTGAGCAAGAACAGCAACGAGTTCACCAAGCTTCCGGACGTCATCAGGCGGGTGTTTGGCGGCGAAAGATACCTGGACCCAAGTACGTCTTCGCTCATCATCGGGCAACTGGCCAATGGCGTGCCCTTGTCCCAGTCACTGACACCCGCAACCTTGACCATGCGCGAGACGGAAGTGGCCCGGCTCCTGACCAAGGGGATGTCCGTGACAGAAATCGCCCAGCATACCAACCGCAGCGTAAAGACCATCAGCGCCCAGAAGAAGGGCGTTATGACCAAGCTGGGAGCCAGCAACGATATCGAATTGGCCAACGCCCTGAACCGCATGTTCTGA